From the Pedobacter cryoconitis genome, one window contains:
- a CDS encoding outer membrane beta-barrel family protein — MEKEYMIKGYIFICLLFFLTAGNVYAQSHVKGQVKDLNDRPIELIEVLLQSKDSIIVKNELTNIDGKFSLTVEKGVYLLSIRQLGSILYRKEIDLNQNIDLSVIKISETQRQLKEIAVISKKKIIERRVDRIIFNVENSISASGGDAIDALKITPSIKVQNESITMIGKNKMSVMIDDRLIDLSGDDLINFLKTIRTDDIKAIEVITNPPAKYDAEGNSGLVNIKLKKAKSDSWNASLNSSYKQSTYATSSNGGSFNYQKKRLSFFTNLNYVNGSKRGIEQEEIIYSSQTWNNEFKRHVYTNIFSGRAGLDYKLSDNWTIGAQYLGSLNKPRTNQDDHTIITNNASRKVDSLINSISNDSKRNNSNSINIHSLVKLDSSGKNISFDLDYFNLNNHIDRDFQTQNSYSDFTPTPGGYKSATNSGFQDINIYSAKIDITDPLKWIKLSYGAKIYFSKTNYDNNYFDTSTGVPVFQSNQSNAFQYSENTQALYISGNKKLADKWELKLGLRVENTQTKGNSLTLSQVNTNNYIQFFPTTYIQYTSSENHSFSLNFGRRLARPRYNELNPFKVYYNPYSYTQGNPFLSPSYTNNIEFQHSYKDVLFTSLSFSNTTNGIGNPPFFNEDTKIQYLLDLNYYTANSYNISETYVFNKLKWWESENQGNLFYKTTHITRELNLKGNKGFGAYFSTNNSFTINKNKTIKGEINFWYQTPRYEDIYKTESTSSLDLGMKFLLLNNSLQLAVIAQDIFKNDITKSKTVSSSINYGFSDYNDSRYFRISASYKFGSRKLNLKQRNFGNEEEKRRADQ, encoded by the coding sequence TTGGAGAAGGAATACATGATAAAAGGATATATTTTCATTTGTTTGCTGTTTTTTTTAACTGCTGGTAATGTATACGCACAATCACATGTCAAAGGGCAAGTTAAAGATTTGAATGATCGGCCAATTGAGCTTATAGAGGTTTTGCTTCAAAGTAAAGACTCCATAATTGTAAAAAATGAACTCACAAATATAGATGGCAAGTTTAGCTTAACAGTTGAAAAAGGAGTTTATCTGCTGTCTATTAGACAATTGGGGTCGATTCTATATCGTAAAGAGATTGATTTAAATCAAAATATTGATTTATCTGTCATAAAAATAAGTGAAACTCAGCGCCAGCTTAAAGAGATTGCTGTTATCTCTAAAAAGAAAATAATAGAGAGAAGAGTCGACAGAATAATCTTTAATGTCGAAAACAGTATTTCCGCCAGTGGGGGAGATGCGATTGATGCTCTAAAAATCACTCCCTCCATTAAAGTACAGAACGAGTCAATTACAATGATTGGTAAAAATAAAATGTCTGTAATGATAGATGATCGTTTGATAGATCTTTCAGGGGATGATCTGATTAACTTTCTGAAAACAATTAGAACAGATGATATTAAAGCTATTGAGGTAATTACGAATCCACCAGCCAAATATGATGCAGAAGGAAATAGTGGATTAGTAAATATCAAATTGAAAAAAGCAAAGTCAGACAGCTGGAATGCTTCCCTCAATAGTAGTTATAAACAATCAACTTATGCAACTTCAAGTAATGGAGGTAGTTTTAATTATCAAAAGAAAAGACTTTCATTCTTTACAAATCTGAATTATGTTAACGGATCAAAAAGAGGTATAGAACAAGAAGAAATAATCTATTCTTCGCAAACCTGGAACAATGAATTTAAGAGACATGTTTATACAAATATCTTCAGTGGCAGAGCCGGATTAGATTATAAGTTATCTGATAACTGGACTATTGGAGCTCAGTACCTGGGTAGCCTTAACAAGCCGCGAACAAATCAAGATGATCATACTATAATTACCAATAATGCCAGTCGAAAAGTGGATTCTTTGATTAATTCAATATCAAATGACTCTAAGAGAAACAATTCTAATTCTATCAATATACATTCTTTGGTCAAGTTGGATAGTTCGGGTAAGAATATTTCATTTGATCTGGATTATTTTAATTTAAATAATCATATTGACAGAGATTTTCAAACGCAAAATAGTTATTCTGATTTCACTCCAACGCCGGGTGGTTATAAATCTGCTACAAATTCAGGGTTTCAGGATATAAATATTTATTCGGCGAAAATTGATATAACTGATCCTCTAAAATGGATTAAATTAAGTTACGGGGCTAAAATATATTTCTCCAAAACAAACTATGATAATAACTATTTTGATACTTCTACGGGTGTCCCGGTATTTCAAAGCAACCAGAGTAATGCTTTTCAGTATTCAGAAAACACTCAGGCATTATATATTTCCGGGAATAAAAAACTTGCAGATAAGTGGGAATTAAAGCTGGGGTTAAGGGTTGAAAATACGCAAACAAAAGGGAATTCATTAACGCTCAGCCAGGTAAATACAAATAATTATATTCAATTTTTTCCGACAACCTATATCCAATATACATCAAGTGAGAACCACTCTTTTTCGCTGAATTTTGGAAGACGATTAGCAAGGCCAAGGTATAATGAACTTAATCCATTTAAAGTTTATTATAATCCTTATAGCTATACGCAAGGTAATCCATTTCTATCCCCTTCATATACCAATAATATTGAGTTTCAACATTCATATAAAGATGTATTATTTACTTCCCTGTCATTTTCTAATACCACAAACGGTATAGGGAATCCTCCTTTTTTTAATGAGGATACTAAAATTCAATATTTATTGGATTTGAATTATTATACAGCTAATAGTTATAACATAAGTGAAACTTATGTATTTAATAAACTTAAATGGTGGGAAAGTGAGAATCAGGGAAATCTATTCTATAAGACTACTCATATCACAAGAGAGCTCAATCTGAAAGGGAATAAGGGGTTTGGCGCATATTTTTCAACAAATAATAGTTTCACAATTAATAAAAATAAAACTATAAAAGGTGAAATAAATTTTTGGTATCAAACGCCCAGATATGAAGATATATATAAAACAGAATCTACTTCCAGTCTGGATTTAGGAATGAAATTTTTACTGCTGAATAATAGTTTGCAATTAGCAGTGATCGCCCAGGATATCTTCAAAAATGATATAACTAAATCTAAAACAGTATCCAGTAGTATTAACTATGGTTTTTCTGATTATAACGACAGCCGATATTTTAGGATTTCAGCATCTTATAAGTTTGGCAGCCGTAAGTTGAATCTTAAGCAAAGGAATTTTGGTAATGAAGAAGAAAAAAGAAGAGCGGACCAATAA
- a CDS encoding peptidase domain-containing ABC transporter, whose amino-acid sequence MRFIYQLDRMDCGPACLCMVASKYGKKYSLQYLRENSFLSREGVSLSGMREASQKIGFEVITTQQDLDVLQKQHDFFPCILHWNSNHFVVLLNVKKNIFTKKISYEIADPAHGIITLNEDTFKKGWLSDENNGIVLFLTPTEEFYSKNPVEDNLVTLKHVISYLKPYRKQFATMFLLLLIGSCITLVFPFLTQQLIDKGVNAKNLHFITIILLAQLGLFVGSSIIEIIRNWIMLFIGTKISITIISDFLKKLLQLPIKFFETKMIGDFNQRIKDNEKIDSFLTSQSITTLFSIITFSVFFGVLWYYDFKILFVYFTLTGLAVGWSYYWLRKRKSLDYFRFQNRSENQESIYEILNGVTEMKLNQFEDFKRKEWEVIQQKLFKINIRILKLDQVQLTGFEFINQLKNILVTFFAATYVVKGSMTLGELLSVSYIIGQMNSPVNQLISFFRSLQDAKLSLERLNEVQNHAIEERESQISIPTFPHSRDNSGISLKNVYFQYESLNSPYILKNINLFIPKGKITAIVGASGSGKTTLMKMLLKFYEPTGGEISFNSISMDHISPNSLRENCGVVMQDGFIFSDSIKRNIVTGDENICEKKLKNAIEISNINGFIESLPLKYNTKIGTSGNGISGGQKQRILIARAVYKDPHYLFFDEATSALDAENEKVIHENLQQFFKGKTVLIIAHRLSTVKNADQIVVLKNGEIVETGSHNDLVRSKGDYYNLIKNQLELGN is encoded by the coding sequence ATGCGGTTTATATACCAGCTTGACCGGATGGACTGTGGGCCAGCGTGTTTGTGTATGGTCGCAAGTAAGTATGGAAAAAAATATTCTTTACAATATCTTAGAGAAAACTCCTTTCTAAGCAGGGAAGGAGTTTCTCTTTCTGGAATGCGTGAGGCGAGCCAGAAAATAGGATTTGAAGTAATTACCACACAACAGGATCTTGATGTTTTACAAAAACAGCATGATTTTTTTCCATGTATTTTGCATTGGAATAGTAACCATTTTGTTGTGCTTTTAAATGTGAAAAAAAATATCTTCACCAAAAAGATATCCTATGAAATTGCAGATCCTGCGCATGGTATAATTACACTGAATGAAGATACTTTTAAAAAGGGATGGTTATCGGATGAAAATAATGGGATAGTTTTATTTTTAACTCCAACTGAAGAGTTTTACAGCAAAAATCCAGTTGAAGATAACCTGGTTACCCTAAAACATGTTATCAGCTATCTTAAGCCTTATAGAAAGCAATTTGCAACTATGTTTTTATTACTTCTGATTGGGAGTTGTATAACATTGGTTTTTCCTTTTCTGACTCAACAACTAATTGATAAAGGGGTCAATGCAAAAAACCTTCATTTTATAACAATTATACTTTTGGCCCAATTGGGTTTATTTGTTGGGTCCTCAATAATTGAAATTATCCGCAATTGGATTATGTTATTTATAGGTACTAAAATAAGTATAACCATTATTTCAGATTTTCTAAAAAAACTGTTGCAGTTACCTATCAAGTTTTTTGAGACTAAAATGATAGGTGATTTTAATCAGAGAATAAAAGACAATGAAAAAATAGATTCATTTTTAACAAGCCAAAGTATCACGACTTTATTTTCGATCATTACTTTTTCTGTGTTTTTTGGTGTGCTCTGGTATTATGATTTTAAAATATTATTCGTGTATTTTACGCTAACGGGCCTGGCTGTTGGATGGTCTTACTACTGGCTCAGAAAACGTAAAAGCCTGGATTATTTCCGGTTTCAAAATCGTAGTGAAAATCAAGAGTCGATATATGAGATCCTGAATGGCGTTACTGAAATGAAATTGAATCAATTTGAGGATTTCAAGCGCAAAGAATGGGAAGTAATACAACAAAAGCTCTTTAAAATAAACATACGGATATTAAAACTCGATCAGGTTCAGCTCACAGGATTTGAATTTATCAATCAATTGAAAAATATCCTGGTTACTTTTTTCGCAGCTACATATGTTGTTAAAGGAAGTATGACACTTGGAGAACTTTTAAGTGTTTCTTATATAATAGGACAAATGAATTCTCCGGTAAATCAGTTGATTAGTTTTTTCAGATCATTACAAGATGCTAAATTAAGCCTGGAACGTTTAAATGAGGTGCAAAATCATGCCATTGAAGAACGAGAAAGTCAAATTTCAATTCCAACATTCCCGCATTCCCGGGATAATTCAGGAATAAGTTTAAAGAATGTTTACTTCCAGTACGAAAGTTTAAATTCTCCATATATCCTGAAAAACATCAATCTCTTTATTCCTAAAGGTAAAATAACAGCCATTGTGGGAGCAAGCGGAAGTGGAAAGACAACATTGATGAAAATGTTATTGAAGTTTTATGAACCAACAGGGGGAGAGATATCTTTCAATTCAATATCGATGGATCATATTTCACCTAATAGTCTGAGGGAAAATTGTGGTGTTGTTATGCAGGATGGTTTTATTTTTTCTGACTCAATTAAAAGAAATATTGTCACAGGGGATGAGAATATTTGTGAGAAAAAACTTAAAAATGCTATTGAAATATCTAATATCAATGGTTTTATTGAATCCTTACCCTTAAAATACAATACAAAAATAGGTACATCGGGCAATGGTATTTCCGGGGGACAAAAACAGAGGATACTAATTGCCAGGGCAGTTTATAAAGATCCTCACTATCTATTCTTTGACGAAGCAACAAGTGCGCTGGATGCAGAAAATGAAAAGGTAATCCATGAGAATCTTCAACAGTTTTTTAAAGGAAAAACAGTCCTTATAATTGCACATCGTCTTTCAACAGTCAAAAATGCTGACCAGATTGTTGTACTCAAAAATGGAGAAATAGTAGAGACTGGAAGTCATAATGATTTGGTAAGAAGTAAGGGAGATTACTATAATCTTATAAAAAATCAGTTAGAATTAGGGAACTAA
- a CDS encoding HNH endonuclease domain-containing protein — MNNLPADKALPIHILASCFKNTVATYKFYWFISIIESIEKGNHIIDKQSLFARMVANAWYTVNYFNLSFGVQDQFQNAIKQIIEAEGLAVDEKKDKIVYKLISSERRETIKTLRHFDGEVPYRFLSPWFSNIKGYKQEIYKSSQSFTNDCLYAVDKHSVIINPKWISYLTENSGILKAFCYWHLCLYVQKRNPNVPDIANKLFKPPHRNSLLKPRKEFWDIVIEKTGPIKCIYTKNLLHVNEYAVDHFVPFAFVSHDLIWNLIPSDKSFNCSKSDKLPIFDRYFDDYFELQELAIKAVFSYSPKNKLLLDYLTILPDLSVLNSLSKEDLKNRFKDNIHPLITIAANNGFEYMHSSDNL, encoded by the coding sequence ATGAATAACTTACCTGCTGATAAGGCTTTGCCAATTCACATTCTGGCTTCTTGTTTTAAGAATACTGTAGCCACCTATAAATTTTATTGGTTCATTTCAATTATCGAATCTATTGAAAAAGGTAATCATATAATTGACAAACAATCGCTCTTTGCCCGCATGGTAGCGAATGCATGGTATACAGTTAACTATTTCAATCTCTCTTTTGGTGTGCAGGATCAGTTCCAAAATGCTATCAAACAAATTATTGAAGCAGAAGGTCTGGCTGTAGATGAAAAAAAAGATAAAATAGTCTATAAATTAATATCCTCCGAGAGAAGAGAAACAATTAAAACATTGAGACATTTCGACGGCGAGGTTCCTTATCGTTTTCTGAGTCCCTGGTTTAGTAATATCAAGGGGTATAAACAAGAAATCTATAAATCTTCTCAGTCCTTTACTAATGACTGTCTCTACGCTGTAGATAAGCACTCGGTCATTATCAATCCAAAATGGATTTCATACTTAACAGAAAATAGCGGAATCTTAAAAGCATTCTGCTACTGGCATTTATGTCTTTACGTACAAAAACGTAATCCAAACGTACCAGATATTGCAAACAAGTTATTTAAACCACCTCACAGAAATAGCCTGTTAAAACCCAGAAAGGAGTTTTGGGATATTGTTATTGAAAAAACTGGTCCGATAAAATGTATATATACAAAGAACTTGCTGCATGTTAATGAATACGCAGTTGATCACTTTGTACCCTTTGCATTTGTGTCACATGATTTGATCTGGAACCTTATCCCCTCAGATAAGAGCTTCAACTGTAGCAAATCAGACAAGCTCCCCATTTTCGACAGATATTTTGATGATTATTTTGAGCTGCAGGAACTAGCGATAAAAGCTGTATTTAGCTATTCTCCTAAAAACAAATTGCTCCTGGACTACCTGACAATTCTACCCGATTTATCAGTATTGAATAGTTTGAGTAAAGAAGATCTTAAAAATAGATTTAAGGATAATATTCATCCTTTAATTACTATCGCTGCAAATAATGGTTTTGAGTATATGCACTCTTCAGACAACTTATAA
- a CDS encoding RNA polymerase sigma factor produces the protein MDKALKFSKTSDNELFHHLKTGDRKAYTEIYHRYQNSLFIFACRKTGSEEEAQDLIHEVFSMLWEKRAELKISSEPSAYLYFVLKNKIFDLFRHKKVSNLYIERFSSLVSYQTDSDYLLRHNNMSGLIESEIATLPVKMRQVFELSRKSNLNRKQIAIELGLSEHTVKSHMHRALTILKTVLAFIASFLLIILL, from the coding sequence TTGGATAAAGCTCTAAAATTCTCTAAGACTAGCGATAATGAATTATTTCACCACCTGAAAACAGGGGATAGAAAGGCTTATACTGAGATTTACCATCGATATCAGAACAGTTTATTCATTTTTGCCTGCAGAAAAACGGGTAGTGAAGAAGAAGCACAAGATCTCATACATGAGGTATTTAGTATGCTTTGGGAAAAACGAGCAGAACTCAAAATCTCCTCAGAGCCTTCGGCATATCTATATTTTGTATTAAAGAATAAGATCTTTGACTTGTTCAGACATAAAAAGGTTTCTAACCTATATATAGAACGTTTTTCAAGTCTGGTATCTTATCAGACTGATTCAGACTATTTGTTACGTCATAATAATATGTCAGGTTTAATCGAATCTGAAATAGCTACCCTTCCTGTTAAAATGCGCCAGGTTTTTGAACTTAGCAGAAAAAGCAATCTTAACAGAAAACAAATAGCAATAGAACTCGGCCTTTCAGAGCACACCGTTAAAAGTCATATGCATCGCGCTTTAACTATATTAAAAACAGTACTTGCTTTTATAGCATCTTTTCTCTTAATTATCCTGCTGTAA
- a CDS encoding DUF4280 domain-containing protein, giving the protein MGSSYLPSGVMINCTLMTVTKPQNLGVVRSNKTVINTKRAAWLNIDDKKVSVSFVCKSPAKFWGGLGAMLVGIAVGIICIAVAVVVVAAIVGTGGVAGVILAGMAASVTGATTVIAGVVAIAGAVSIAIGEYKVAHECDCSLEAGSEWTLPHNKVTFNQKKALLQSSILKCVKGGMIQPFISPVIAHKAAVKFSSNNKEEVDQHLKQQAWMGFVSGLSGLGDPIGTGIGVGFAGWEYVEGNDDKTLANEGSTADEDYKTDVGNTVRDNSVGTAVGAGKGTADVVKTMTTQNQTIIRELMEQGATYDQAAAFSRFGEKTFKGEFSKMGAGLGVGLGVGLAGSVANHYIAKSYKENKVKLIEDTLKNARNMRSEDSENNENVIASKS; this is encoded by the coding sequence ATGGGAAGCTCATATTTACCATCTGGTGTAATGATCAATTGCACCTTAATGACTGTAACTAAGCCTCAGAATCTTGGAGTTGTCAGGTCTAATAAAACTGTAATTAATACTAAACGTGCAGCATGGCTGAATATTGATGATAAAAAAGTCAGTGTAAGTTTTGTCTGTAAGTCTCCGGCTAAATTCTGGGGAGGTTTGGGAGCAATGTTAGTTGGAATTGCCGTAGGGATTATTTGTATTGCTGTTGCTGTAGTAGTGGTTGCAGCAATTGTAGGTACAGGTGGAGTTGCTGGGGTTATTTTGGCTGGAATGGCTGCATCTGTAACTGGTGCTACTACGGTAATTGCTGGAGTAGTTGCAATTGCTGGTGCTGTATCCATAGCAATAGGGGAATATAAAGTGGCGCATGAATGTGACTGTTCGTTGGAAGCAGGATCTGAGTGGACGTTACCTCATAATAAGGTTACATTCAATCAAAAAAAAGCTCTCCTTCAAAGTTCCATTTTAAAATGTGTAAAAGGAGGAATGATACAACCTTTTATTAGCCCTGTTATAGCTCATAAGGCCGCGGTTAAATTTTCATCGAATAATAAAGAAGAAGTTGATCAACATCTCAAACAGCAGGCTTGGATGGGCTTTGTGAGTGGTTTAAGTGGTTTGGGTGATCCAATAGGAACAGGAATTGGTGTTGGTTTTGCGGGGTGGGAATATGTTGAAGGTAATGATGATAAAACATTAGCAAACGAAGGCAGTACTGCTGATGAAGACTATAAAACAGACGTAGGTAATACGGTTAGAGATAATAGTGTTGGGACAGCTGTGGGGGCTGGAAAAGGAACTGCCGATGTTGTGAAAACTATGACTACCCAAAATCAAACTATTATCAGAGAGTTGATGGAGCAGGGGGCAACCTATGATCAGGCAGCTGCATTTTCCAGATTTGGTGAAAAGACTTTTAAAGGAGAATTCTCAAAAATGGGTGCAGGTTTAGGTGTTGGACTAGGCGTTGGACTAGCTGGTTCTGTTGCCAATCACTATATTGCTAAAAGTTATAAGGAAAATAAGGTAAAGCTAATAGAAGATACTTTGAAGAATGCACGTAATATGCGTAGTGAAGATAGTGAAAATAATGAAAATGTTATCGCAAGTAAATCTTAA
- a CDS encoding carboxymuconolactone decarboxylase family protein, with protein sequence MKTRINIEKLEPAGYKAILGLEKFIESTSLTRTHKDLIKIRASQINGCAFCINMHTKDARKAGETEQRIYALNAWRDTPFFSEEERAILALTEEVTLISNHVKDETYEQAAKILDETYLAQVILAIITINAWNRIGISTNLIPA encoded by the coding sequence ATGAAAACACGGATTAACATAGAGAAACTGGAGCCAGCTGGATACAAAGCTATTCTTGGACTGGAAAAATTCATTGAAAGCACTTCATTGACAAGAACCCATAAAGACCTGATTAAAATCAGAGCTTCACAAATAAATGGATGTGCTTTTTGTATTAATATGCATACTAAAGATGCGCGTAAAGCTGGCGAAACGGAACAGCGTATTTATGCGTTGAATGCTTGGCGTGATACTCCATTTTTTTCGGAAGAAGAACGCGCAATATTAGCCCTGACTGAGGAGGTTACTTTAATCAGTAATCATGTAAAAGATGAAACCTATGAACAAGCTGCTAAAATATTGGATGAAACTTACCTGGCACAAGTGATATTAGCCATTATTACTATTAATGCATGGAATAGAATTGGTATTTCTACTAACCTAATTCCAGCTTAA
- a CDS encoding J domain-containing protein has protein sequence MSNHYNTLGVPRNATPEEIRKAYKKLCLEFHPDKNGGSDFYTEKFKEINNAYEILGDAVKREEYDLSLPSTTPVKKKEPEYQGKKKGQRWEKNEYPEEDEADYTEVKFDNYFDRKGAKYQEEKRARENAQNWERQRRSFEINNRVRFWNKVRSILIFVVIVLFGLIFLVISRTPKKPEKIVAEHSLVKEKKHKKNRKKRKKHAVDQNIPADQNVPEVNQVKEEDHDSLILLKRSNSIEGLRIVDTLHVNGKKQDSSSQ, from the coding sequence ATGAGTAATCACTATAATACATTAGGTGTCCCTCGAAACGCAACACCCGAAGAGATTAGAAAAGCCTATAAAAAGCTTTGTCTTGAATTTCATCCTGACAAAAATGGAGGTAGTGACTTTTATACTGAAAAGTTTAAGGAGATTAATAATGCTTATGAAATATTAGGGGACGCAGTTAAGCGTGAGGAATATGATTTATCACTTCCCAGTACTACTCCTGTAAAGAAAAAGGAACCTGAATACCAGGGAAAAAAGAAAGGTCAACGCTGGGAGAAAAATGAATATCCGGAAGAAGATGAGGCTGATTACACAGAGGTGAAATTTGATAACTACTTTGACAGGAAGGGAGCTAAATATCAGGAGGAGAAAAGGGCCCGGGAAAATGCACAAAATTGGGAAAGGCAAAGAAGGTCTTTTGAAATAAATAACCGCGTTCGCTTCTGGAATAAGGTAAGAAGTATATTGATTTTCGTGGTTATTGTATTATTCGGTTTAATATTTCTGGTGATTTCCAGGACTCCAAAGAAACCAGAAAAGATAGTCGCTGAGCATAGTCTAGTTAAAGAGAAAAAGCACAAAAAGAATAGAAAGAAACGTAAAAAACACGCTGTTGATCAGAATATTCCTGCTGACCAGAATGTTCCTGAAGTGAACCAGGTTAAAGAAGAAGATCACGATAGTCTTATTCTTTTGAAGCGTTCAAACTCAATTGAAGGGTTAAGGATTGTAGATACCTTACATGTTAATGGCAAAAAACAAGATTCAAGTAGTCAATAA